A single genomic interval of Camelina sativa cultivar DH55 chromosome 11, Cs, whole genome shotgun sequence harbors:
- the LOC104722077 gene encoding uncharacterized protein LOC104722077, with the protein MKKSGIIAAASISVAASATAISVGSTNTSVSFSSPESNHSRQDSKDKQRKKKGSEDGGNDKFAPRFDGLRFIETLVTAHR; encoded by the exons ATGAAGAAATCTGGAATCATTGCTGCTGCCTCCATCTCTGTTGCTGCTTCAGCCACCGCCATCTCTGTTGGCTCTACCAACACCTCCGTCTCCTTCTCTTCCCCGGAATCTAATCATTCCCGTcag gATTCAAAGGataaacagaggaagaagaagggttcAGAAGATGGAGGAAATGACAAGTTTGCTCCAAGGTTTGATGGGTTACGATTCATCGAGACGCTTGTGACTGCTCACCGATAA
- the LOC104722076 gene encoding GPI-anchored protein LORELEI-like, with protein sequence MEITHHCLVSLLSIFLLSGFALSLHISLDELESHQATSRALLQAKATCKEDFATKNYTVITSKCKGPNYPAKVCCSAFKDFACPFAEALNDEKTDCASTMFSYINLYGRYPPGIFANMCKEGKEGLDCTDVKPTASSSHALIPLVPRLALLITIFILFCLF encoded by the exons ATGGAGATTACTCATCATTGTTTggtttctcttctctcaatctTCCTTTTGTCTGGATTTGCCTTGTCTCTCCACATCTCTC TTGATGAACTTGAGTCCCACCAAGCTACAAGCCGAGCCCTTCTTCAGGCAAAGGCAA CATGCAAAGAAGATTTTGCGACCAAGAATTACACAGTCATAACGAGTAAATGCAAAGGACCAAATTATCCGGCCAAGGTATGCTGCTCGGCCTTCAAGGACTTTGCTTGCCCATTCGCGGAAGCTCTTAACGATGAGAAGACAGATTGCGCCTCCACAATGTTCAGCTACATCAATCTCTACGGTCGTTATCCTCCTGGAATATTCGCTAACATGTGCAAAGAAGGCAAAGAAGGCCTCGACTGCACCGACGTCAAGCCCACTGCATCATCTTCCCATGCATTGATCCCTCTTGTTCCGAGACTTGCATTGCTAATCACtatttttatcttgttttgccTCTTCTAA
- the LOC104722078 gene encoding E3 ubiquitin-protein ligase RMA2-like gives MEIENEDNTTLGDSGGGDFDCNICLDQVRDPVVTLCGHLFCWPCIHKWTYSSNNSRQRIDQYDCKREPPKCPVCKSDVSEATLVPIYGRGQKTPQSGSVVPNRPSGPVCNVRTGVGQRLGEGESQRYMYRMPDPVMGVVCEMVHRRLFGDPSSSNVAPYRDTNVRSRRRAMQAEESLSRVYLFLLCFMFMCLFLF, from the coding sequence ATGGAGATAGAGAATGAAGACAACACAACATTAGGTGATTCTGGAGGAGGAGACTTCGACTGCAATATATGTTTGGATCAGGTCAGAGACCCGGTCGTGACTTTATGTGGCCACTTGTTTTGTTGGCCCTGCATTCACAAGTGGACTtattcctccaacaactcaaGACAACGCATCGATCAATACGACTGTAAGAGGGAACCCCCAAAATGTCCCGTCTGCAAATCCGATGTCTCCGAGGCTACGCTTGTCCCCATCTACGGCCGAGGACAGAAAACTCCACAGTCCGGTTCAGTGGTACCGAACAGACCATCCGGTCCGGTTTGCAACGTAAGAACAGGGGTTGGTCAACGTTTAGGTGAAGGGGAGAGTCAACGGTATATGTATAGGATGCCTGATCCGGTGATGGGTGTTGTATGCGAAATGGTACACCGGAGGCTATTCGGTGATCCGTCTTCGAGTAACGTGGCACCTTACCGTGACACCAATGTCCGGTCGAGGCGGCGAGCAATGCAGGCGGAGGAGTCACTAAGCAGAGTCTACTTGTTCTTACTTTGCTTCATGTTTATGTGTCTATTTctattctaa
- the LOC104722080 gene encoding uncharacterized protein LOC104722080, giving the protein MADKTELGLQKTTVNLKEQLAKTTLKNLRLQGHTYIELREDGKRFVFFCTLCLAPCYSDTILLGHLNGNLHKERLACARITLLGTNPWPFSDGVLFFDSSTGATEEDKTPIAGGEDVPCQLQHCGDEERFAIVEYDNNRVIESNGDNQPAEVSDDEPSHCADNLIISGVLIKEKTLDVEAKFIGFGRIAARLFETKGRTTWIDKLWCEWLGDEGPSDEEKATVPDHDFAIVTFSYFYNLGRLGLLDDPSRLLTSSQSPESCNGEDSCRKRKKSFSDPEDTSESLCNQYDSSEEVSSGRNSNSSRALIADYDDSLMSKRVVKNRTVRRELRRQQRIFSERICEVCKQKMLPGKDAAAILNLKTGNLVCGSRNLLGAFHLFHVSCVVHWFLFCESEILGSKMVSGKGKKRCTKHSGQTGVKWNQLANDVSWQIFSVFCPECQGTGINIEGGVIERDTFPLSQTWRFQVKVSEGRKAWVKNPERLKNCSTGFHFPQQPDESGQVPVQEERVQMMKLVRFYRVKL; this is encoded by the exons ATGGCTGATAAGACTGAATTAGGGTTACAAAAGACTACTGTCAATTTGAAAGAGCAGTTGGCTAAAACTACTCTGAAGAATCTGAGGTTACAAGGGCACACGTACATTGAGCTACGTGAGGATGGCAAACGTTTCGTATTCTTCTGCACTTTGTGTCTTGCTCCATGCTACAGCGACACAATCTTGCTTGGACACTTGAATGGTAACCTTCACAAGGAGAGGTTGGCATGTGCTAGGATCACACTTCTTGGAACGAATCCTTGGCCTTTCAGCGATGGTGTCCTTTTCTTTGATAGTTCAACTGgagcaacagaagaagataaaactCCAATCGCTGGTGGCGAAGATGTTCCCTGTCAGTTGCAGCATTGCGGAGATGAAGAAAGATTTGCTATTGTCGAGTATGATAACAACAGGGTCATTGAATCAAATGGGGATAACCAGCCTGCTGAGGTTTCTGATGATGAACCTAGTCACTGTGCGGATAATCTGATAATTTCTGGTGTGCTGATCAAGGAGAAAACTCTTGATGTGGAAGCAAAGTTCATTGGCTTTGGAAGAATAGCTGCCAGGTTGTTTGAAACCAAAGGACGCACAACTTGGATTGATAAACTATGGTGCGAGTGGTTAGGAGATGAGGGTCCTTCTGATGAGGAGAAGGCTACGGTCCCAGATCATGACTTTGCTATCGTTACGTTCTCCTACTTCTACAATTTGGGTAGGCTGGGTTTGCTCGATGATCCGAGCCGACTTCTCACATCTAGTCAGTCACCAGAATCATGTAACGGCGAGGACAGTTGCAGGAAGAGAAAGAAGTCTTTTTCGGATCCAGAGGACACCAGTGAATCTCTGTGTAATCAGTATGACTCTTCTGAGGAGGTTTCTTCAGGTCGTAATTCAAACTCTTCAAGAGCTCTAATTGCTGATTATGATGATAGTCTCATGAGCAAAAGAGTCGTGAAGAACAGAACTGTAAGACGAGAGCTGAGGAGGCAACAGCGGATATTTTCTGAAAGAATATGTGAAGTCTGTAAGCAAAAGATGCTTCCAGGGAAAGATGCGGCAGCAATACTAAACTTAAAGACAGGGAATCTTGTGTGCGGCAGCAGAAACCTCCTGGGGGCGTTTCACCTATTTCACGTGTCTTGTGTTGTACATTGGTTTCTCTTCTGTGAGAGTGAAATACTTGGGAGCAAGATGGTGAGTGGAAAAGGCAAAAAGAGATGCACAAAGCATAGTGGTCAGACTGGTGTGAAGTGGAATCAGTTGGCAAACGACGTGAGCTGGCAAATATTTTCGGTGTTCTGTCCAGAATGCCAAGGCACCGGCATAAACATTGAAGGAGGTGTGATTGAGAGAGACACGTTTCCGCTTTCTCAG ACATGGAGGTTCCAGGTGAAAGTGAGCGAAGGTAGGAAAGCATGGGTGAAAAATCCGGAGAGGTTGAAGAATTGCTCAACAGGATTTCATTTTCCGCAGCAGCCTGATGAGTCTGGTCAGGTTCCGGTTCAG GAGGAGAGGGTACAGATGATGAAACTGGTTCGTTTCTACCGAGTAAAGTTGTAA
- the LOC104722082 gene encoding expansin-B3-like — protein sequence MQLSPVMLATFCIVVLQLLVGSSGLATTHRHMSSSRWLPAVATWYGSPNGDGSDGGACGYGTLVDVKPLHARVGAVNPILFKNGEGCGACYKVRCLDKSICSRRAVTVIITDECPGCSKTSTHFDLSGAVFGRLAIAGESGPLRNRGLIPVIYRRTACKYRGKNIAFHVNEGSTDFWLSLLVEFEDGEGDIGSMHIRQSGARDWLEMKHVWGANWCIVGGPLKGPFSIKLTTLSAGKTLSATDVVPRNWAPKATYTSRLNFSPVL from the exons ATGCAGCTCTCTCCGGTCATGTTAGCTACATTCTGCATTGTTGTCCTGCAGCTTCTTGTTGGCTCGTCCGGTTTGGCTACGACCCATCGCCACATGTCCAGCTCTCGTTGGCTTCCCGCAGTCGCTACCTGGTACGGAAGCCCCAACGGCGACGGCAGTGACG GAGGAGCGTGTGGGTACGGTACGTTGGTGGATGTGAAGCCGTTACATGCGAGGGTTGGAGCGGTGAATCCTATCCTCTTCAAAAACGGTGAAGGCTGCGGCGCTTGTTACAAGGTTCGTTGCTTGGACAAAAGCATTTGTTCCAGGAGAGCCGTTACCGTCATTATCACCGATGAATGTCCCGGCTGCTCTAAAACTAGCACTCACTTCGACCTCAGTGGTGCTGTCTTCGGCCGCTTGGCTATTGCCGGTGAGTCTGGCCCTCTCCGTAACCGTGGACTCATCCCCGTCATTTACCGCCG gacGGCATGCAAATATAGAGGGAAGAACATAGCGTTCCATGTGAATGAAGGATCAACTGATTTTTGGCTATCTCTGCTAGTTGAGTTTGAAGACGGAGAAGGTGACATTGGCTCCATGCACATTCGCCAA TCAGGAGCTAGGGATTGGTTAGAGATGAAGCACGTATGGGGAGCCAACTGGTGCATCGTTGGAGGACCACTCAAGGGACCATTCTCCATCAAGCTCACCACTTTGTCTGCCGGTAAAACACTCTCAGCCACCGACGTTGTCCCTAGAAACTGGGCTCCCAAAGCAACTTACACTTCCCGCCTCAACTTCTCCCCCGTCCTCTGA